A window of the Gossypium hirsutum isolate 1008001.06 chromosome A05, Gossypium_hirsutum_v2.1, whole genome shotgun sequence genome harbors these coding sequences:
- the LOC107960527 gene encoding uncharacterized protein: MHRKKDGTPMTSEAAEIMEKLKDKKVEYEATTLTDSSVNFEDIDNRIINKVLGPERYGRVRFQGSGVNPTQYFGSTLHQYMPSRNQSEAEVQRLKDQIVHIQASTDEQISQLRAEATVKEAEQNRKYNELQLQLQSMMIMFQQFQNPPS, translated from the exons atgCACAGGAAAAAAGATGGAACTCCGATGACATCTgaggctgcagaaattatg gagaaactaaaagatAAGAAGGTAGAGTATGAAGCGACTACTttgactgatagttctgttaattttgaggatattgataacagaattattaataaagttttgggtcctgaaaggtatggtagggttagatttcaaggatctggtgttaacccgacccaatattttggatccacctTGCACCAATACATGCCTTCCAGGAATCAAAGtgaagctgaagttcagaggctaAAAGATCAGATAGTTCATATACAAGCTAGCACAGATGAGCAAATTTctcaacttagagcggaggcaaCAGTGAAGGAGGCGGAGCAGAACAGAAAATACAAtgaactccagctacagcttcagtcTATGATGATTATGTTCCAGCAATTTCaaaatccgccatcttag